Proteins encoded in a region of the Gallalistipes aquisgranensis genome:
- a CDS encoding DUF3575 domain-containing protein, which produces MLILFQMIGCCGCLCAQSAVDSVRVYFRRGYSVLDLSFRDNRQTLDAFVGRLDSLLADTSRHIVSLCVEGNASPDGTLGANRRLSGNRAKRVLEYIRLRVALPDSLVCVVAGGIDWDGLAERIAADPRVPARERALDILRHTPVWVFDDSGRIVDSRKKQLMDLDGGRTYRYLLEHFFPGLRNASLRLSYTVASVVQPEEKPVGVPEPEPESGPAVPSSGTDSLPSREAVPEPSSGSASGHAEPEEREPLHRLALKTNLLYDAVLMPSLEVEYRIDDRWSVNLEGEVAWWSKKDRHKYYQIATIGPEGRYWFRTRKPWHGHYVGAFVGGSWYDLENGGRGYKGELVMTGLSYGYMFPIGRSLSLETGIGIGFLHTSYEEYLPVDGHYVYQQTSQTNYFGPVKLRLSLAWRLWDRNRKGGAR; this is translated from the coding sequence ATGTTGATATTGTTTCAGATGATCGGTTGCTGCGGATGTCTCTGTGCGCAGTCTGCGGTCGATTCGGTGCGTGTCTATTTCCGTCGCGGCTATTCCGTACTCGACCTTTCGTTTCGTGACAACCGGCAGACGCTCGACGCGTTTGTCGGACGTCTGGACTCCCTGCTGGCCGATACGTCCCGGCATATCGTCTCCCTGTGCGTGGAGGGGAATGCCTCGCCGGACGGTACCCTCGGAGCCAACCGGCGTCTGAGCGGGAACCGGGCGAAACGGGTGTTGGAATATATCCGCCTTCGGGTGGCGCTGCCCGATTCGCTGGTCTGTGTCGTGGCCGGCGGAATCGACTGGGACGGCCTTGCGGAACGGATTGCCGCCGACCCTCGCGTGCCGGCTCGCGAACGGGCGCTGGATATTCTGCGCCATACGCCGGTGTGGGTTTTCGACGACAGCGGACGGATCGTGGACAGTCGTAAAAAACAGTTGATGGATCTCGACGGGGGGCGGACCTACCGTTATCTGTTGGAACATTTCTTCCCCGGGCTCCGCAACGCATCCCTGCGCCTGAGTTATACGGTCGCGTCCGTCGTCCAGCCGGAGGAGAAGCCTGTCGGAGTTCCGGAACCGGAGCCGGAATCCGGACCGGCCGTCCCCTCCTCCGGGACCGACAGTCTGCCGTCGCGGGAGGCGGTGCCGGAGCCCTCGTCCGGTTCCGCTTCCGGACATGCGGAGCCGGAAGAAAGGGAACCTCTGCACCGGCTGGCCCTGAAGACGAACCTGCTCTACGATGCGGTGCTGATGCCTTCGCTGGAGGTGGAGTACCGCATCGACGACCGATGGTCGGTCAATCTCGAGGGCGAAGTGGCCTGGTGGTCGAAGAAAGACCGGCACAAATACTATCAGATCGCCACGATCGGCCCCGAAGGACGCTATTGGTTCCGGACGAGGAAACCGTGGCACGGTCATTACGTGGGGGCTTTCGTGGGCGGCAGCTGGTACGACCTGGAGAACGGCGGACGCGGCTACAAGGGCGAACTGGTCATGACGGGCCTCAGCTACGGATATATGTTCCCCATCGGCCGTTCCCTCTCGCTGGAGACGGGTATCGGAATCGGTTTCCTGCACACCTCCTATGAGGAGTACCTGCCCGTGGACGGACACTATGTCTATCAGCAGACCAGCCAGACGAACTATTTCGGTCCGGTGAAACTCAGGCTCTCCCTGGCCTGGCGGCTCTGGGACCGGAACCGGAAAGGAGGTGCGCGATGA
- a CDS encoding fimbrillin family protein, protein MKGIIRHIGPCAAALLLLAGCSETTVERGPGGEDAIGFTTDVTRAAKEDFAAGDAFAVWGWYAPDDAFSRVFDATKVSTPDGTSWSYEGMRFWKAGKTYAFYALHPAADALPGTASCSADGILSVAGFDASRGVDLMAACATGMDGGRPAPVPFTFTHLLTRIQIVGKRSESTAGIVGFTPRIHAVRLYGMPGKGDFSLSAADLADREALRAAWTAAPGITTSDAPLAAFISDGGEEATAEGTLLLDALPYPQRITQDCYVEVVYSTDGTGTDRQTRTVRLTSLPVTVWEAGRQYRYTFSVSDNDRILFDTPTVNAWDEAVGGIIIVD, encoded by the coding sequence ATGAAAGGAATTATACGGCATATCGGTCCGTGCGCCGCGGCGCTGCTTCTGCTGGCGGGATGTTCCGAGACCACCGTGGAGCGTGGGCCCGGCGGCGAGGATGCGATCGGTTTCACAACGGATGTGACGCGGGCGGCCAAGGAGGATTTCGCGGCGGGCGACGCCTTCGCCGTGTGGGGCTGGTATGCTCCCGACGACGCTTTCAGCCGGGTGTTCGACGCCACGAAGGTCTCGACGCCCGACGGCACCTCCTGGAGCTACGAGGGCATGCGTTTCTGGAAAGCCGGCAAGACCTATGCGTTCTATGCCCTGCATCCCGCCGCGGACGCCCTGCCGGGAACTGCCTCGTGCAGCGCCGACGGAATCCTTTCCGTCGCGGGGTTCGATGCCTCGCGCGGCGTCGATCTGATGGCGGCCTGTGCCACGGGGATGGACGGCGGCCGTCCGGCACCGGTGCCCTTCACGTTCACCCACCTGCTCACCCGGATACAGATCGTCGGGAAGCGCAGCGAGTCCACGGCCGGAATCGTGGGATTCACACCCCGTATCCATGCCGTACGGCTCTACGGGATGCCGGGGAAAGGCGACTTTTCCCTCTCCGCGGCCGACCTGGCGGACCGGGAGGCGCTCCGGGCCGCATGGACGGCCGCGCCCGGTATCACGACTTCCGATGCCCCCCTGGCCGCCTTCATCTCCGACGGGGGCGAGGAGGCGACGGCCGAAGGGACGCTCCTGCTCGACGCCTTACCCTATCCGCAGCGTATCACGCAGGATTGTTACGTCGAGGTGGTGTATTCGACCGACGGTACGGGCACCGACCGGCAGACCCGGACCGTCCGACTGACTTCGCTTCCCGTGACGGTCTGGGAGGCCGGACGGCAGTACCGCTACACCTTCAGCGTGTCGGACAATGACCGTATCCTGTTCGACACCCCCACGGTGAACGCATGGGACGAGGCTGTGGGAGGCATCATCATCGTGGACTGA
- a CDS encoding bile acid:sodium symporter family protein, giving the protein MTDRFKKWMLPVAMIVGGAGYEFFERLSPLTPYLIFTMLLITYCRVSWREIRILPLHLWMLVLQIAGAAAVYAALLPLGPSVSQGVFICVLAPTATSAAVVTGMLGGSVGTLATYTLLSNIAVAVFSPFVFSVIGENVSLPFWQSFGIIARQIVPLLILPLAGAFALERFWPRAHRILRNRQSVSFYLWSVALTIVMGRTVSFLVRQERSHYFTEALTVGIALIVCALQFYTGRRLGRRFGSAVAGAQGLGQKNTILAIWMAGIYLDPIASIGPASYVVWQNIVNSYQIWRRGDKK; this is encoded by the coding sequence GTGACGGATCGTTTCAAGAAATGGATGCTCCCCGTGGCCATGATCGTGGGAGGCGCCGGATACGAATTTTTCGAAAGGCTTTCGCCCCTGACCCCCTATCTGATCTTCACGATGCTGCTGATCACCTACTGCCGGGTGTCGTGGCGTGAAATCCGGATTCTCCCCCTCCACCTGTGGATGCTCGTGCTGCAAATCGCGGGGGCAGCGGCCGTCTATGCGGCACTCCTGCCGCTGGGACCTTCCGTGTCGCAGGGAGTATTCATCTGCGTGCTGGCACCCACGGCCACCTCGGCCGCCGTGGTGACGGGCATGCTGGGCGGCAGCGTCGGCACGCTGGCCACCTACACCCTGCTGAGCAACATCGCCGTGGCGGTGTTTTCCCCGTTCGTCTTCTCGGTGATCGGCGAAAACGTGTCGCTTCCCTTCTGGCAATCGTTCGGAATCATCGCCCGGCAGATAGTCCCCCTGCTGATCCTGCCGCTGGCGGGCGCCTTCGCGCTGGAACGGTTCTGGCCCCGCGCCCACCGTATTCTCCGGAACCGGCAGTCGGTCTCCTTCTATCTCTGGTCGGTGGCGCTGACGATCGTCATGGGACGCACCGTCTCGTTCCTCGTGCGACAGGAGCGCAGCCACTATTTCACCGAAGCGCTGACCGTAGGAATCGCCCTGATCGTCTGCGCCCTGCAATTCTACACGGGCCGCCGCCTGGGACGCCGTTTCGGCAGCGCCGTGGCCGGAGCCCAGGGGCTCGGACAGAAGAACACGATCCTGGCGATCTGGATGGCCGGCATCTACCTCGACCCGATCGCCTCGATCGGCCCGGCATCCTACGTGGTGTGGCAGAACATCGTCAACTCGTACCAGATATGGCGCAGGGGGGACAAGAAGTAG
- the thiE gene encoding thiamine phosphate synthase has protein sequence MAEIYLVTDEGLLSGKDLATTVAEAVRGGVGMVQLREKESSTRLFVERAAALKRLLAPLGVPLIINDRVDVALAADADGVHVGQSDMPPALVRRLLPPGKIVGLSVESPQQVLDAEGLDVDYIAASPVFATPTKTDTRIEWGLEGLRWIRLHSRHRLVAIGGIKPGNAADIVRAGASSLAVVSGICSAADPCEAARLYKRIADEAEREA, from the coding sequence ATGGCCGAAATCTATCTGGTAACGGACGAAGGGCTGCTGTCGGGCAAGGACCTGGCCACCACGGTCGCCGAAGCCGTACGCGGAGGCGTAGGCATGGTGCAGCTCCGGGAAAAGGAGTCCTCCACCCGGCTGTTCGTCGAACGGGCCGCCGCCCTGAAGCGGCTGCTGGCCCCGCTGGGTGTTCCGCTCATCATCAACGACCGCGTGGACGTGGCGCTGGCAGCCGACGCCGACGGCGTGCACGTGGGACAGAGCGACATGCCTCCCGCTCTCGTGCGGCGTCTGCTCCCCCCGGGAAAGATCGTGGGCCTGTCGGTCGAAAGCCCGCAGCAGGTGCTCGATGCGGAGGGGCTGGATGTGGACTATATCGCCGCCAGCCCCGTGTTCGCCACCCCCACCAAGACGGACACCCGTATCGAATGGGGGCTGGAGGGCCTGCGTTGGATACGGCTCCACTCCCGTCACAGGCTGGTGGCCATCGGGGGAATCAAACCCGGAAACGCCGCCGACATCGTCCGGGCGGGAGCTTCCTCGCTGGCCGTCGTTTCGGGCATCTGCTCGGCCGCCGACCCCTGCGAGGCCGCCCGCCTCTACAAACGCATCGCGGACGAAGCCGAACGGGAAGCATAA
- a CDS encoding DUF4906 domain-containing protein, with protein sequence MTRTKIFRTTAVLFLLLAGFSACRQDDLPGPSAPGGGTATTLAFVSDPMALHRVTTRSSDMKDEEEKRINRLYIFFFDAGGEYLDGDYLTGYPNAPDNGGYYAAGEGVSLLKIDSKLFDDPDLARSATVYAVANVDPGLFGSDDNGDGRPDTIRNRTDLENFVYSLDPGRVSLGLPAEGMPMVGHKVLDLTGGAPEDERRVELQALMARIDVSIRLESDVQENNLPAFYLMDWTARNLPTRAAFTAPDGDGRTGWTERWTKEINTPLQRTIYNKNGQIDFSFYMFENVQNAEWKIDEGENWVDPNVNPEELSDEERAKALYPDSISDSQKQRYKPYLAHADAAAVELHGFYTTYNDATYEVTYTLYLGANHTDDFRVKRNHQYKNDITIKGLTSQSSAAGEYTLDARVNVEENDNEYYIAMLRERNHDAHFCVTPMDVYLFAPAGRHPTMEVILGEVIEGREVPLPGTVPDWIRMERITTADMAAGTVTDSGFTPYGQGGTHLAAGSPWTAGNGKRAFFTKGLLKSGGALSNGTQVTVEGSRDRVYFYLDENLDKNPDGSLKQENRTATVTLIYKENGREVKRRTLRLEQTYLLPVTMRDGGTLYMEQFEEYLDHYDPLDGYASEQIYTGLPWADKNSGLDNFTIEQLYETWVLTALTSTPYDPPGQVFNDGYPYTGFIIYRADQGIMTLNGKPRSAFEYCYNRNKRNADGTITTAYVPRRTGGLVGDRVYEEESNESKWFLPGIRQMEDALTQYYTTYGEFQTSYYWSASAGEAAGRGNGQNAQRARATKVDLTHPTGYAQSGGGAEGGWTQYAYEYGNGGYALRTESLRIRAFRVDLEPVD encoded by the coding sequence ATGACACGAACGAAGATTTTTCGGACGACGGCTGTGCTGTTCCTGCTGCTGGCGGGGTTCTCCGCCTGCCGGCAGGACGATCTGCCGGGGCCGTCCGCTCCGGGCGGCGGCACGGCGACCACCCTCGCTTTTGTCAGCGACCCGATGGCCCTGCACCGGGTGACGACCCGTTCCTCCGACATGAAGGACGAGGAGGAGAAACGCATCAACCGGCTTTATATCTTCTTTTTCGATGCCGGGGGCGAATACCTGGACGGAGACTATCTCACCGGCTATCCCAACGCTCCCGACAACGGGGGATACTATGCTGCGGGAGAGGGCGTGAGCCTGCTGAAGATAGACAGCAAACTCTTCGACGATCCGGATCTGGCCCGGAGCGCTACCGTCTATGCCGTGGCGAATGTTGATCCCGGTCTCTTCGGGAGCGATGACAACGGGGACGGCCGGCCCGACACCATCCGGAACCGGACCGATCTGGAGAACTTCGTCTATAGCCTCGATCCCGGGCGGGTCTCCCTCGGCCTGCCCGCCGAAGGTATGCCGATGGTGGGACACAAGGTGCTGGACCTGACCGGGGGAGCGCCCGAAGACGAACGGCGTGTCGAACTCCAGGCTCTGATGGCGCGGATCGACGTCAGCATCCGGCTCGAAAGCGACGTGCAGGAGAACAATCTGCCCGCTTTTTACCTTATGGACTGGACGGCCAGGAACCTTCCGACCCGGGCGGCCTTTACGGCTCCGGACGGGGACGGCCGGACCGGATGGACGGAGAGATGGACCAAGGAGATCAATACCCCGCTCCAGCGTACCATCTACAACAAGAACGGACAGATCGACTTTTCTTTCTACATGTTCGAGAACGTGCAGAATGCCGAATGGAAAATCGACGAGGGAGAAAATTGGGTCGACCCGAACGTGAATCCGGAAGAGCTTTCCGACGAGGAACGGGCGAAGGCTCTCTATCCGGACAGCATTTCCGACAGTCAGAAGCAACGTTACAAGCCCTATCTGGCCCATGCGGACGCGGCGGCCGTGGAGCTTCACGGATTCTACACCACCTACAACGACGCCACCTACGAAGTTACCTACACGCTCTACTTGGGAGCCAACCACACCGACGATTTCCGGGTGAAGCGCAACCACCAGTACAAGAACGATATCACGATCAAGGGACTGACCTCCCAGAGTTCGGCCGCCGGCGAATACACGCTCGATGCACGCGTGAACGTCGAGGAGAACGACAACGAGTATTATATTGCCATGCTGCGCGAACGCAACCACGACGCCCATTTCTGCGTCACGCCCATGGACGTCTATCTCTTCGCGCCGGCCGGGCGGCACCCTACGATGGAGGTGATCCTGGGAGAGGTGATAGAGGGCCGTGAGGTGCCGCTTCCGGGAACCGTACCCGACTGGATCCGGATGGAGCGGATCACGACGGCGGATATGGCGGCCGGCACCGTGACAGATTCGGGATTCACGCCCTACGGACAGGGCGGCACCCACCTGGCGGCCGGTTCGCCGTGGACCGCAGGCAACGGCAAGCGGGCCTTCTTCACGAAAGGCCTGCTGAAATCCGGCGGGGCCCTCTCCAACGGTACGCAGGTCACGGTCGAGGGTTCGCGCGACCGGGTCTACTTCTATCTCGACGAGAATCTGGACAAGAATCCGGACGGCTCGCTGAAACAGGAGAACCGTACGGCGACTGTCACCCTGATTTACAAGGAGAACGGCCGGGAGGTAAAGCGCCGCACCCTGCGGCTCGAACAGACCTATCTGCTGCCGGTGACGATGCGGGACGGCGGAACGCTCTATATGGAACAGTTCGAAGAGTATCTGGACCACTACGATCCGCTGGACGGATACGCTTCCGAACAGATTTACACCGGACTGCCCTGGGCCGACAAGAATTCCGGTCTCGATAATTTCACGATAGAACAGTTATATGAAACATGGGTTTTAACGGCTCTTACCTCGACTCCGTATGATCCACCCGGACAGGTTTTCAACGACGGGTATCCCTATACGGGTTTCATCATCTATCGGGCGGATCAGGGTATCATGACTTTGAACGGCAAACCCCGTTCAGCATTCGAATATTGCTACAACCGGAACAAACGCAATGCGGACGGCACCATTACGACGGCATATGTGCCCCGCAGAACCGGCGGGTTGGTGGGTGACAGGGTTTATGAAGAGGAAAGTAACGAAAGCAAATGGTTCCTTCCGGGTATCCGCCAGATGGAAGATGCGCTGACCCAGTATTACACGACGTACGGAGAGTTCCAGACATCCTATTACTGGAGCGCTTCGGCGGGAGAGGCGGCTGGCCGCGGGAATGGACAGAATGCCCAGCGGGCGCGTGCAACCAAAGTCGATCTGACCCACCCCACCGGGTATGCACAAAGCGGCGGCGGAGCAGAAGGGGGCTGGACTCAATATGCATACGAATACGGCAACGGAGGATACGCATTGCGCACCGAATCTCTGCGTATCCGCGCTTTCCGGGTGGACCTGGAGCCTGTGGACTGA
- a CDS encoding fimbrillin family protein codes for MNAKRLIWWVVSLAGVAACEREYPADPAAGTSDRILFGTPVLSVETRSTFKNALDPGDEFGVLGYCVPYTVGTTAPDYNAGSSPWVLKKAQCPPEVFYDQRVVVGANGCRYDRNGGTDNDPKYWYRDGYDTNNSANGAIVGTDRYRYSFFAWYPYEGAFTIDRPNGSAEAGAPVFTFTMPQTGSSLSDPLEHGNTPDAMVAVLYNRTKEDGNLRFNFSHVLTGIGFQVNNLSEYDLTVHSVSLSGSFYKDVTIDLTGDNSQFSFSSARYTGSYALLSEDLSLPAPAEGTTATSSGLIGGEHLLLISGTGTSFGENVTVNIKYTFNGQPGDQRMARPGTFTPRPGVKYTAQLNFVGETFVLQFVVDNGEQWEDGGADDGREDNDDIVFE; via the coding sequence ATGAATGCGAAACGATTGATATGGTGGGTGGTCTCGCTGGCGGGAGTCGCGGCCTGCGAACGGGAATATCCTGCAGACCCGGCTGCCGGGACGTCGGACCGTATCCTTTTCGGGACTCCGGTACTCTCCGTGGAGACCCGCAGCACCTTCAAGAATGCCCTCGACCCGGGCGACGAGTTCGGCGTACTCGGCTACTGCGTTCCCTACACCGTGGGAACGACCGCACCCGATTACAATGCCGGGAGCAGTCCGTGGGTGCTGAAAAAGGCCCAGTGTCCGCCCGAGGTGTTCTACGACCAGCGGGTCGTCGTCGGGGCGAACGGCTGCCGCTACGACCGCAACGGCGGTACGGACAACGACCCGAAATATTGGTACCGGGACGGTTACGACACGAACAACAGCGCGAACGGCGCCATCGTCGGAACGGACCGTTACCGTTACTCCTTTTTTGCCTGGTACCCTTACGAAGGGGCCTTCACGATCGACCGGCCGAACGGCTCCGCCGAGGCGGGGGCTCCCGTCTTCACCTTCACCATGCCCCAGACGGGATCGTCCCTTTCCGATCCGCTCGAACACGGCAACACGCCCGACGCCATGGTCGCCGTGCTCTACAACCGCACGAAGGAGGACGGAAACCTGCGTTTCAACTTCAGCCACGTGCTCACAGGGATCGGTTTCCAGGTGAACAACCTCAGCGAGTACGACCTCACGGTGCACTCGGTCTCTCTGAGCGGCAGCTTCTACAAGGACGTGACGATCGACCTGACGGGCGATAACTCGCAGTTCTCGTTCTCTTCCGCCCGCTACACGGGAAGCTACGCCCTGCTTTCGGAGGACCTCTCCCTGCCGGCTCCCGCCGAGGGGACGACGGCCACCTCTTCCGGGCTGATCGGCGGAGAACACCTGCTGCTGATCTCCGGTACGGGCACCAGCTTCGGGGAAAACGTCACGGTGAATATCAAATATACGTTCAACGGACAGCCGGGCGACCAGCGAATGGCCCGTCCCGGGACGTTTACCCCGCGGCCGGGCGTGAAGTACACGGCCCAGCTCAATTTCGTGGGCGAGACGTTCGTGCTCCAGTTCGTGGTGGACAACGGCGAACAGTGGGAGGACGGCGGGGCGGACGACGGCCGGGAGGACAACGACGACATCGTATTCGAATAG
- a CDS encoding fimbrillin family protein gives MKRNVFVYAMAVAALAGCSKTETVDQSPVGAIRFDGAHISYPTESRSVTELDQSITEFQVFGQYTKESEPVKVFDNETVTKGGGGGWTYTGGLRPWIEGAQYVFAAYAPADALTSPQVNEAGYLTLTDYSVAGNQKDLIYAAKIAIGQAAGSNTAVQFSFKHLLSIVGVTFKSGFGEDTELTVSEVKVNKVPSKATFTASGETGSDQLGGTWGAASDPQSFGLTIAGITEPEGTSADNIVVIPQTIPTGGNAVEIAFKVTVTTAAGEELVSGKEFTSEIPVGTITTWDPGFKYNYVATITPESVELDYIEFSDPVVDTWKPAEDGDQDLPLQ, from the coding sequence ATGAAGAGAAATGTATTTGTGTATGCCATGGCCGTTGCGGCGCTGGCAGGTTGCAGCAAGACCGAGACGGTAGACCAGTCGCCGGTCGGGGCCATCCGTTTCGACGGTGCCCATATCAGTTATCCGACGGAATCCCGTTCGGTCACCGAGCTTGACCAGAGCATAACTGAGTTCCAGGTCTTCGGACAGTACACGAAGGAGAGTGAGCCTGTTAAGGTATTCGACAACGAGACCGTCACCAAAGGGGGAGGGGGCGGCTGGACCTATACGGGAGGACTCCGGCCCTGGATCGAGGGGGCCCAGTACGTGTTCGCCGCCTACGCCCCGGCCGATGCGCTGACCTCGCCGCAGGTGAACGAGGCCGGCTACCTCACGCTGACCGATTACAGCGTGGCCGGCAATCAGAAAGACCTGATCTATGCCGCCAAGATAGCTATCGGCCAGGCCGCGGGCAGCAATACCGCGGTTCAGTTCTCGTTCAAGCACCTGCTCTCGATCGTCGGGGTCACGTTCAAGAGCGGATTCGGCGAGGACACCGAACTGACTGTTTCGGAAGTGAAGGTGAACAAGGTTCCCTCGAAGGCGACCTTCACCGCTTCGGGCGAAACCGGCTCGGACCAGTTGGGCGGCACCTGGGGTGCGGCATCCGATCCGCAGTCGTTCGGCCTGACCATTGCCGGTATTACGGAGCCCGAGGGCACGTCCGCCGATAATATCGTCGTCATTCCGCAGACCATTCCGACCGGTGGCAATGCCGTCGAGATCGCTTTCAAGGTGACGGTGACCACCGCTGCCGGAGAAGAGCTCGTTTCCGGAAAGGAATTCACTTCGGAGATTCCCGTGGGAACGATTACCACATGGGACCCCGGGTTCAAATATAATTACGTGGCCACGATCACGCCCGAAAGCGTGGAGTTGGATTATATCGAATTCTCCGATCCGGTGGTCGATACGTGGAAACCGGCAGAGGACGGCGATCAGGATCTGCCGCTTCAGTAG
- the thiM gene encoding hydroxyethylthiazole kinase — protein sequence MSELKQKIWNDIQQVREHSPLVLNITNYVVMNNTANALLAAGASPIMANAPEEVEDMVALCAATVINIGTLNHDSVESMKLALKKADGLGKPSVLDPVGAGATPYRNRTVDELLGVASPTFIRGNAGEIMTLAGTSVASKGVDSAVASAGCEKQAKSLAKERGCVVSVSGETDIITDGVHVAYVDNGDQLMCRVTGLGCTASAILGAFAAVEPNRFMAAISAAAYMGVCGEIAARESIGPGSLQLNLYDVMHTLTERQFTETVRVRGK from the coding sequence ATGAGCGAACTGAAACAGAAGATATGGAATGACATACAGCAGGTGAGGGAGCACTCCCCCCTGGTGCTCAACATCACCAACTACGTGGTCATGAACAACACGGCCAACGCCCTGCTGGCAGCGGGAGCCTCGCCCATCATGGCCAACGCCCCGGAAGAGGTAGAGGACATGGTGGCCCTGTGCGCCGCCACAGTCATCAACATCGGCACACTGAACCACGACTCCGTGGAGAGCATGAAGTTGGCGCTGAAAAAGGCCGACGGGCTGGGCAAGCCCTCGGTGCTCGACCCCGTGGGTGCCGGAGCCACCCCCTACCGCAACCGCACGGTGGACGAACTGCTCGGCGTGGCGTCACCCACCTTCATCCGGGGCAACGCGGGCGAGATCATGACGCTGGCGGGAACGAGCGTCGCCTCGAAGGGGGTGGACAGCGCGGTCGCCTCGGCCGGCTGCGAGAAACAGGCCAAGAGCCTGGCCAAAGAGCGCGGATGCGTGGTCAGCGTGAGCGGCGAAACGGATATCATCACGGACGGAGTACACGTGGCCTACGTGGACAACGGCGACCAGCTCATGTGCCGCGTGACGGGACTGGGCTGCACGGCATCGGCCATTCTGGGCGCCTTCGCGGCCGTCGAGCCCAACCGCTTCATGGCGGCCATCAGCGCAGCGGCCTACATGGGCGTCTGCGGCGAGATCGCGGCCCGCGAGTCGATCGGTCCCGGCTCGCTCCAGCTGAACCTTTACGACGTCATGCACACCCTCACCGAACGGCAGTTTACCGAGACGGTGCGCGTGCGCGGCAAATAA
- a CDS encoding DUF5119 domain-containing protein, whose amino-acid sequence MKVPSLFSLLLLGGVVLLGGCRKDLCYDHDLHGLNVRVLLRPEWECEWERDYGRAWEENWPAEHGMTYASLRPAAATGIVSFVYHEDGSRTERHLPGEGGLLPMSEGEKSILFYNDDTRYIVFDGLNSWATASASTRTRSRSTYSEDHAGEKTVNAPDMLYGTWIDRYTAVPTSEPSPMAVTLRPLVYTYLIRYEFERGLEHVALARGALSGMAESVYLQDGHTGEETATILFECELKSYGVEVRLASFGVPGFPGDHYVQRDGQRQMLNLEVMMKNGKLKEFEFDVTDQLSAQPRGGVITVGGLEVTDEEAGNESGFDVDVDGWGRYEDIELPLG is encoded by the coding sequence ATGAAAGTCCCGTCTCTCTTCTCCCTGTTGCTGTTGGGCGGCGTCGTGCTGCTGGGCGGATGCCGCAAGGACCTCTGCTATGACCACGACCTGCACGGGCTCAACGTCCGGGTCCTGCTGCGGCCCGAATGGGAATGCGAATGGGAGCGCGATTACGGCCGGGCCTGGGAGGAGAACTGGCCGGCCGAACACGGCATGACCTACGCATCGCTGCGTCCGGCCGCGGCCACGGGCATCGTCTCTTTCGTCTATCACGAGGACGGTTCGCGCACGGAGCGCCACCTGCCGGGCGAAGGCGGTCTGCTCCCGATGAGCGAGGGCGAAAAGTCGATTCTGTTTTACAACGACGACACCCGCTATATCGTTTTCGACGGTCTGAATTCGTGGGCGACGGCCTCGGCCTCCACCCGGACACGCAGCCGTTCCACTTACAGTGAGGACCATGCCGGGGAGAAGACCGTCAATGCGCCGGACATGCTCTACGGCACCTGGATCGACCGTTACACGGCCGTTCCGACCTCCGAACCCTCTCCGATGGCCGTCACGCTGCGCCCGTTGGTCTACACCTACCTGATCCGTTACGAGTTCGAACGGGGACTGGAGCACGTGGCGCTGGCCCGCGGGGCGCTCTCCGGTATGGCCGAATCGGTCTATCTGCAGGACGGGCATACGGGAGAGGAGACCGCGACCATTCTATTCGAGTGCGAACTGAAGAGTTACGGCGTCGAGGTGAGACTGGCCTCGTTCGGTGTGCCCGGTTTCCCGGGGGATCACTATGTGCAGCGGGACGGACAGCGGCAGATGCTGAATCTGGAGGTGATGATGAAGAACGGCAAGCTCAAGGAGTTCGAGTTCGATGTCACCGATCAGTTGTCCGCACAACCGCGCGGCGGGGTGATCACGGTCGGCGGCCTGGAGGTGACGGACGAGGAGGCCGGCAACGAATCGGGCTTCGACGTGGACGTGGACGGCTGGGGCCGGTACGAGGACATCGAATTGCCGCTGGGATGA